Proteins encoded by one window of Rhizobium sp. NLR16a:
- a CDS encoding HutD family protein, translating into MKILRAGDYKRMPWKNGKGETVEIAASPPAASIDDFDWRVSMAAVAEDGPFSIFPGIDRTLAVLDGNGMLLEIDGRTPALLTTESAPLAFPADIPVIARLEDGAITDLNVMTRRGGLTHSLTRIDIDGATPVPLPSPTCLFLCHRGTVSFRRSGETGTLAAGDALLIEDMTAIALDIDGEAGCYLISIATH; encoded by the coding sequence GTGAAGATCCTGCGCGCCGGCGATTACAAACGCATGCCGTGGAAGAACGGCAAAGGAGAGACGGTGGAGATCGCCGCCTCTCCGCCTGCTGCCTCGATCGACGATTTCGATTGGCGCGTCAGCATGGCAGCGGTCGCAGAGGACGGGCCATTTTCGATTTTCCCGGGCATCGACCGGACGCTGGCGGTCCTCGACGGCAACGGCATGCTGCTCGAGATCGACGGCCGCACGCCGGCGCTGCTAACGACGGAAAGCGCCCCCCTTGCCTTCCCGGCCGATATCCCCGTCATCGCAAGGCTCGAAGACGGCGCGATCACCGACCTCAACGTCATGACGCGCCGGGGCGGTCTCACCCATAGCCTCACGCGAATCGACATCGACGGCGCCACACCCGTGCCATTGCCATCGCCGACATGCCTGTTCCTCTGCCATCGCGGCACGGTGTCATTCCGCCGGTCCGGCGAGACCGGGACGCTTGCAGCCGGCGACGCGCTGCTGATCGAGGATATGACGGCAATCGCGCTTGATATCGACGGCGAGGCCGGATGTTATCTTATCTCGATCGCCACCCACTGA
- the hutU gene encoding urocanate hydratase, translated as MSNPRHNIREIRAPRGNELNAKSWMTEAPLRMLMNNLDPDVAENPNELVVYGGIGRAARTWEDFDRIVATLKTLTEEETLLVQSGKPVGVFRTHKDAPRVLIANSNLVPHWATWDHFNELDKKGLAMYGQMTAGSWIYIGTQGIVQGTYETFVEAGRQHYDGNLKGKWILTGGLGGMGGAQPLAAVMAGACCLAVECNPDSIDFRLRTRYLDAKAETLDEALEMINRWTKAGEAKSVGLLGNAAEILPEMVRRGIRPDIVTDQTSAHDPINGYLPKGWTMAEWKAKRESDPKAVEKAARASMREHVEAMIAFWNAGIPTLDYGNNIRQVAKEEGLENAFAFPGFVPAYIRPLFCRGIGPFRWAALSGDPEDIYKTDAKVRELTPGNTHLHNWLDMAKERIAFQGLPARICWVGLGDRHRLALAFNEMVKNGELSAPIVIGRDHLDSGSVASPNRETEAMKDGSDAVSDWPLLNALLNTASGATWVSLHHGGGVGMGFSQHSGVVICADGTDDAAKRLERVLWNDPATGVMRHADAGYDIALDCARDKGLRLPGILGN; from the coding sequence ATGAGCAATCCACGCCACAATATCCGCGAAATCCGTGCGCCCCGCGGCAACGAGCTCAATGCCAAGAGCTGGATGACCGAAGCGCCGCTGCGCATGCTGATGAACAATCTCGATCCCGACGTCGCCGAAAATCCGAACGAGCTCGTCGTCTACGGCGGCATCGGCCGGGCCGCCCGTACCTGGGAGGACTTCGACCGCATCGTCGCGACGCTGAAGACGCTGACGGAAGAAGAGACGCTGCTGGTGCAATCCGGCAAGCCGGTCGGCGTCTTCCGCACCCACAAGGATGCGCCGCGGGTGCTGATCGCCAATTCCAACCTCGTGCCGCATTGGGCGACCTGGGATCATTTCAACGAGCTCGATAAGAAGGGCCTTGCCATGTACGGCCAGATGACAGCCGGCTCGTGGATCTATATCGGCACGCAGGGCATCGTCCAGGGCACCTACGAGACCTTCGTCGAGGCCGGCCGCCAGCACTACGACGGCAATCTCAAGGGCAAATGGATCCTGACCGGCGGCCTCGGCGGCATGGGTGGCGCCCAGCCGCTCGCCGCCGTCATGGCCGGCGCCTGCTGCCTCGCCGTCGAATGTAACCCCGACTCGATCGATTTCCGCCTGCGCACCCGCTATCTCGACGCCAAGGCCGAGACGCTCGACGAAGCGCTCGAGATGATCAACCGCTGGACCAAGGCCGGCGAAGCCAAATCCGTCGGCCTGCTTGGCAATGCCGCCGAAATCCTGCCGGAAATGGTCCGCCGCGGTATCCGCCCCGACATCGTCACCGACCAGACCTCGGCCCACGACCCGATCAACGGCTATCTGCCGAAGGGCTGGACGATGGCTGAGTGGAAGGCCAAGCGCGAAAGCGATCCGAAGGCGGTGGAAAAGGCCGCGCGCGCTTCGATGCGCGAACATGTCGAGGCGATGATCGCTTTCTGGAACGCCGGCATCCCGACCCTCGACTACGGCAACAACATCCGCCAGGTCGCCAAGGAAGAAGGCCTGGAAAACGCCTTCGCCTTCCCCGGTTTCGTGCCGGCCTATATAAGACCGCTGTTCTGCCGCGGTATCGGCCCCTTCCGCTGGGCCGCCTTGTCCGGCGATCCGGAGGATATCTACAAGACCGATGCCAAGGTGCGGGAGCTGACCCCCGGCAATACCCACCTGCACAACTGGCTCGACATGGCCAAGGAGCGCATCGCCTTCCAGGGCCTGCCAGCGCGCATCTGCTGGGTCGGTCTCGGCGACCGCCACCGCCTGGCGCTGGCCTTCAACGAAATGGTCAAAAACGGCGAACTTTCCGCCCCGATCGTCATCGGCCGTGATCATCTCGACTCCGGTTCCGTCGCCTCGCCGAACCGCGAAACCGAGGCGATGAAGGACGGCTCCGACGCCGTCTCCGACTGGCCGCTGCTGAACGCACTGCTCAACACCGCCTCCGGCGCCACCTGGGTGTCGCTTCACCATGGCGGCGGCGTCGGCATGGGCTTCTCCCAGCATTCCGGCGTCGTCATCTGTGCCGATGGCACCGACGATGCGGCAAAGCGTCTCGAGCGTGTGCTCTGGAACGACCCGGCGACCGGCGTCATGCGCCACGCCGATGCCGGCTACGATATCGCCCTCGACTGCGCCCGGGACAAGGGTCTGCGCCTGCCCGGCATTCTCGGGAACTGA
- the hutG gene encoding N-formylglutamate deformylase, with product MTEPYEIHRGTSPVILAFPHTGTDVPPAIYDRLNDNGRILADTDWHIHELYDGLLSDATTVRATFHRYVIDANRDPQGISLYPGQNTTGLVPETDFDGKAIWKDGQAPDEADIAARLTDFHAPYHAALAAEIERVRTMHGVAILYDCHSIRSHIPFLFEGKLPDFNIGTDMGRTCDGAIEQATLTGVEAAEGYDSVLNGRFKGGWTTRHYGRPETGVHAIQMELAQSTHLQSEAPPFAYDTTKADRLRVHLKDILVRIEQIAPGLKR from the coding sequence ATGACCGAACCATATGAAATCCATCGAGGCACCTCCCCCGTCATCCTCGCCTTCCCCCATACCGGCACCGACGTGCCGCCGGCGATTTACGATCGCCTCAACGACAATGGCCGGATCCTCGCCGATACCGACTGGCACATCCATGAGCTCTATGATGGCCTGCTGTCCGACGCCACGACCGTGCGCGCCACCTTCCACCGCTATGTGATCGACGCCAACCGCGATCCCCAGGGCATCAGCCTTTATCCTGGCCAGAACACCACAGGCCTCGTCCCGGAAACCGACTTCGACGGCAAGGCGATTTGGAAGGATGGGCAGGCGCCTGACGAGGCCGATATCGCGGCGCGGCTGACGGACTTTCATGCGCCCTATCATGCCGCCCTTGCCGCCGAAATCGAGCGCGTCAGAACGATGCATGGCGTGGCGATCCTCTATGATTGCCACTCGATCCGTTCGCACATTCCCTTCCTCTTCGAAGGCAAGCTGCCGGATTTCAATATCGGCACCGATATGGGCAGGACATGCGACGGCGCCATCGAGCAGGCGACGCTGACCGGCGTCGAAGCCGCAGAAGGCTATGACAGCGTGCTTAACGGCCGCTTCAAGGGCGGCTGGACGACCCGCCATTATGGCCGGCCCGAGACCGGCGTGCATGCGATCCAGATGGAGCTCGCGCAATCGACCCATCTGCAGAGCGAGGCGCCGCCATTTGCCTACGACACTACGAAAGCGGACAGGCTTCGCGTCCATCTCAAAGACATTCTGGTGCGCATCGAGCAGATCGCGCCAGGCCTGAAACGATAA
- the hutH gene encoding histidine ammonia-lyase, giving the protein MTITLHPGSVSLKDLESIYWTGEPARLDPAFDAGIAKAAARIAEIAAGNAPVYGINTGFGKLASIKIDSADVATLQRNLILSHCCGIGAPLPENVVRLIMALKLVSLGRGASGVRLELVRLIEGMLDRGVIPLIPEKGSVGASGDLAPLAHMAAVMMGEAEAFFAGDRLSGADALERAGLKPVVLAAKEGLALINGTQASTGLALAGLFRAHRAAQAALITGAMSTDAAMGSSAPFHPDIHTLRGHKGQIDTAAALRALLEQSVIRQSHIEGDERVQDPYCIRCQPQVDGACLDLLRSVARTLEIEANAVTDNPLVLSDNSVVSGGNFHAEPVAFAADQIALAVCEIGAISQRRIALLVDPVLSYGLPAFLARKPGLNSGLMIAEVTSAALMSENKQMSHPASVDSTPTSANQEDHVSMACHGARRLLQMTENLFGIIGIEALTAAQGVELRAPLATSPELLKAIAAIRRQVPSLDVDRYMADDLAAATELVATGALNASVSSGILPVLEG; this is encoded by the coding sequence ATGACCATTACGCTCCACCCGGGCTCCGTCTCGCTCAAGGATCTGGAAAGCATCTATTGGACCGGCGAGCCGGCAAGGCTCGATCCCGCCTTCGATGCCGGTATCGCCAAGGCCGCCGCCCGCATCGCCGAGATCGCCGCCGGCAATGCGCCGGTTTACGGCATCAATACCGGCTTCGGCAAACTCGCCTCGATCAAGATCGACAGCGCCGACGTCGCCACGCTGCAGCGCAATCTCATCCTGTCGCATTGCTGCGGCATCGGCGCGCCGCTGCCGGAAAATGTCGTCCGGCTGATCATGGCGCTGAAGCTGGTCTCACTCGGCCGCGGCGCCTCCGGTGTGCGGCTGGAACTGGTGCGGCTGATCGAAGGCATGCTTGATAGGGGCGTCATCCCGCTGATCCCGGAAAAGGGCTCGGTCGGCGCCTCTGGCGATCTTGCGCCGCTCGCCCATATGGCCGCCGTGATGATGGGCGAGGCCGAAGCCTTCTTCGCCGGCGATCGCCTTTCCGGCGCTGACGCTCTGGAAAGAGCCGGGCTGAAGCCGGTCGTGCTCGCCGCCAAGGAGGGTCTGGCGCTGATCAACGGCACCCAGGCCTCGACCGGACTGGCGCTCGCCGGCCTCTTCCGCGCCCATCGCGCCGCCCAGGCGGCCCTGATCACCGGCGCCATGTCCACCGATGCCGCCATGGGCTCTTCGGCGCCCTTCCATCCGGATATTCACACGCTGCGCGGCCATAAGGGCCAGATCGACACGGCTGCAGCCCTTCGCGCCCTGCTCGAACAATCGGTCATCCGCCAGAGCCACATCGAGGGCGACGAGCGCGTGCAGGATCCCTATTGCATCCGTTGCCAGCCGCAGGTCGACGGCGCCTGCCTCGACCTCTTGCGCTCGGTCGCCCGCACGCTGGAGATCGAGGCCAATGCGGTCACCGACAATCCGCTGGTGCTGTCGGACAATTCGGTTGTATCGGGCGGCAACTTCCACGCCGAACCGGTCGCCTTCGCCGCCGACCAGATCGCCCTCGCCGTCTGCGAGATCGGCGCGATCTCGCAGCGCCGCATCGCGCTGCTGGTCGACCCGGTGCTCTCCTACGGCCTGCCGGCCTTCCTCGCCAGGAAGCCGGGCCTGAACTCCGGCCTGATGATTGCCGAGGTCACCTCGGCGGCGCTGATGTCTGAGAACAAGCAGATGTCGCACCCCGCCTCGGTCGATTCGACGCCGACCTCGGCCAACCAGGAAGACCACGTCTCGATGGCCTGCCACGGCGCCCGCCGCCTCCTGCAGATGACTGAAAACCTGTTCGGCATTATCGGCATCGAGGCGCTGACCGCCGCCCAGGGCGTCGAACTGCGCGCGCCGCTCGCAACGAGCCCGGAGCTTTTGAAGGCGATCGCGGCAATCCGCAGGCAGGTGCCGAGCCTGGACGTCGACCGCTACATGGCAGACGACCTCGCCGCCGCCACCGAACTGGTGGCGACGGGCGCGCTGAACGCCTCGGTTTCGTCAGGCATCTTGCCGGTTTTGGAGGGCTGA
- the hutI gene encoding imidazolonepropionase: MTGNNFSEEAASADVRPALWRNARLATLAPDKAGLGIIEKGAVLIEYGRIAFAGAESELPASAIERSDIIDLEGRWVTPGLVDCHTHIVHGGNRAREFEMRLEGATYEEIARAGGGIVSSVQATNALSVEELVATALPRLDTLLAEGVTTIEIKSGYGLNRTGEVKMLQSARLLGHVRPVRVATSYLGAHATPVDYKGRNGDYLDDVVLPGLDDMYNLGLADAVDGFCEGIAFSTAEIARVFDKAKALGLPVKLHAEQLSNLGGAKLAAAYGALSCDHLEYLDEEGVAAMAAAGTVAVLLPGAFYAIHEKQKPPVEALRRAGVPIAIATDCNPGTSPLTSMLLTMNMSATLFGLTVEECIAGATREGARALGLIGETGTLEAGKSADLAVWNIESLAELVYRIGFNPLHTRVFKGERNGR, encoded by the coding sequence ATGACCGGGAACAATTTTTCTGAAGAGGCCGCATCCGCCGACGTCAGGCCGGCGCTGTGGCGCAATGCGCGCCTAGCGACCCTCGCACCTGACAAAGCCGGGCTCGGCATCATCGAAAAGGGCGCCGTTCTGATCGAATACGGCCGCATCGCCTTTGCCGGCGCCGAAAGCGAGCTGCCGGCATCGGCGATCGAACGCTCGGACATCATCGATCTCGAAGGCCGCTGGGTGACACCGGGTCTCGTCGACTGCCACACCCATATCGTTCACGGCGGCAATCGCGCCCGCGAATTCGAGATGCGGCTCGAAGGCGCGACCTATGAGGAGATTGCGCGGGCCGGCGGCGGCATCGTCTCCTCCGTTCAGGCAACCAATGCCCTGTCGGTCGAGGAGCTTGTCGCCACGGCGCTGCCGCGGCTCGATACGCTGCTGGCCGAAGGCGTGACGACGATCGAGATCAAATCCGGCTATGGTCTCAACCGAACCGGCGAAGTGAAGATGCTGCAGAGCGCCCGCCTGCTCGGCCATGTCAGGCCGGTCCGCGTCGCCACCAGCTATCTCGGCGCGCATGCGACGCCTGTCGACTATAAGGGCCGCAACGGCGACTATCTCGACGATGTCGTGCTGCCCGGTCTCGACGACATGTATAATCTCGGCCTTGCCGATGCCGTCGACGGCTTCTGCGAAGGCATTGCCTTTTCGACGGCCGAGATCGCCCGCGTCTTCGACAAGGCGAAGGCGCTCGGCCTGCCGGTCAAGCTGCATGCCGAGCAGCTCTCCAATCTCGGCGGCGCCAAGCTGGCGGCCGCCTATGGCGCGCTCTCCTGCGATCACCTCGAATATCTCGACGAGGAAGGCGTTGCGGCAATGGCCGCCGCCGGCACCGTCGCCGTGCTGCTGCCCGGCGCCTTCTACGCCATTCATGAAAAGCAGAAGCCGCCGGTGGAGGCGCTGCGCCGGGCGGGCGTGCCGATCGCGATCGCCACCGATTGCAATCCGGGCACCTCGCCGCTCACCTCGATGCTGCTCACGATGAACATGTCGGCGACGCTGTTCGGCCTCACCGTCGAGGAATGCATCGCCGGCGCCACCCGCGAAGGAGCCCGCGCGCTCGGCCTCATCGGCGAGACCGGAACGCTCGAAGCCGGCAAATCCGCCGATCTCGCCGTCTGGAATATCGAGAGCCTTGCCGAGCTCGTCTACCGCATCGGCTTCAACCCGCTTCATACACGCGTCTTCAAAGGCGAAAGGAACGGTCGATGA
- a CDS encoding formimidoylglutamate deiminase, whose product MTTLHAGTALTPQGWQKDVRLTLEAGRIARVEVGVAAAPGDERHALIVPAMGNLHSHAFQRAMAGLAEVRGPANDSFWSWRTVMYKFALAMTPEHVEAVAAKLYAEMLEAGFSRVGEFHYLHHDKDGAAYANIAELAERIGAASLETGIGLTLLPVFYAHSGFGGTAPIDGQRRFINSLESFERLMEGCRAVIGRLDGAELGLAPHSLRAATPEELARVVPLAGEGPIHIHVAEQVKEVEDCVAWSGARPVEWLLDHMPVDARWCLIHATHMTEDETRRMAKSGAIAGLCPITEANLGDGAFAAPLFLEEGGRYGIGSDSNVRISLPEELRQLEYSQRLALRARNVVAAPGGSTALCLFNQALCGGGAALKAPAGIAEGRHADFVSLDTSAVSYLSGDQILDHWLFAGGISVDCVWARGRKQVEGGRHLKRDAIDRRFLAAMGELLAA is encoded by the coding sequence ATGACTACACTTCACGCAGGCACGGCGCTGACGCCGCAAGGCTGGCAGAAGGACGTGCGGCTGACGCTCGAGGCCGGGCGCATCGCCCGGGTCGAGGTGGGGGTTGCCGCTGCGCCCGGCGATGAGCGCCATGCTCTGATCGTCCCGGCCATGGGCAATCTGCACAGCCACGCCTTCCAGCGGGCAATGGCCGGTCTTGCCGAGGTGCGCGGTCCTGCAAACGACAGCTTCTGGAGCTGGCGCACGGTCATGTACAAGTTCGCTTTGGCGATGACGCCGGAGCATGTCGAGGCGGTCGCAGCCAAGCTCTATGCGGAGATGCTGGAGGCAGGCTTTTCCCGGGTTGGCGAGTTCCACTATCTCCATCATGATAAGGACGGAGCGGCCTATGCCAATATTGCCGAGCTCGCCGAACGTATCGGTGCGGCGAGCCTGGAGACGGGCATCGGTCTGACCCTGCTGCCGGTCTTCTATGCCCATTCCGGTTTCGGTGGTACGGCGCCGATCGACGGCCAGCGGCGCTTCATCAATTCGCTCGAAAGCTTCGAGAGGCTGATGGAAGGATGCCGGGCGGTGATCGGCCGGCTCGATGGCGCCGAGCTCGGACTGGCGCCCCACAGTTTGCGGGCGGCAACCCCGGAGGAACTGGCCAGGGTCGTGCCGTTGGCGGGCGAGGGCCCTATCCATATCCATGTTGCCGAGCAGGTGAAGGAGGTCGAGGACTGCGTCGCCTGGTCGGGCGCGCGGCCGGTCGAATGGCTGCTCGATCACATGCCTGTGGATGCGCGCTGGTGCCTGATCCATGCGACGCACATGACCGAGGACGAGACGCGGCGGATGGCGAAAAGCGGCGCGATTGCCGGCCTCTGCCCGATCACCGAGGCCAATCTCGGCGACGGCGCCTTTGCCGCGCCACTCTTCCTTGAGGAGGGCGGGCGTTACGGCATCGGCTCGGATTCCAACGTGCGGATCTCCCTGCCGGAGGAACTGCGCCAGCTCGAATATTCGCAGCGCCTGGCGCTGCGCGCCCGCAATGTCGTGGCCGCGCCCGGCGGTTCGACGGCGCTTTGCCTGTTCAACCAGGCGCTTTGCGGCGGCGGTGCGGCGCTGAAGGCCCCGGCGGGTATCGCCGAGGGCCGTCATGCCGATTTCGTTTCGCTCGATACGTCGGCCGTTTCCTATCTCTCGGGTGACCAGATCCTCGATCACTGGCTGTTTGCCGGCGGCATTTCCGTCGATTGCGTCTGGGCGCGCGGCCGCAAACAGGTGGAGGGCGGTCGCCATCTCAAGCGTGACGCCATCGATCGTCGATTCCTTGCTGCGATGGGTGAGTTGCTGGCTGCCTGA
- the hutC gene encoding histidine utilization repressor, producing the protein MNQSRDTTLHQRILGDIEGRIVSGEWPPGHRIPFEVDLATQYDVSRMTVNKVLTQLAKAGLIERRKKSGSFVTQPQAQSAVLEIHDIKAEVQSLNLPYSYAVSKKASRKAKAEDSRRLELPVGSSVVEVVCIHNAGARPFCLEERLISLATVPEAADADFLTVAPGPWLLNQVPWSTAEHRIHAVSASAEVAAVLDIARNTACLVVERRTWSGAGPVTHVRFTYPGDRHALVARFTPASQ; encoded by the coding sequence ATGAATCAAAGCAGGGATACCACCTTGCATCAGCGCATCCTGGGCGACATCGAGGGCCGTATCGTCTCGGGCGAATGGCCGCCGGGGCATCGCATTCCTTTCGAGGTCGATCTCGCCACGCAGTATGACGTCTCGCGGATGACGGTGAACAAGGTGCTGACCCAGCTCGCCAAGGCCGGCCTGATCGAGCGCCGCAAGAAATCCGGCAGCTTCGTCACCCAGCCGCAGGCGCAATCGGCGGTTCTCGAAATCCACGACATCAAGGCCGAGGTGCAGTCGCTGAACCTGCCCTATTCCTATGCGGTGTCGAAGAAGGCGAGCCGCAAGGCCAAGGCGGAAGACAGCCGCCGGCTGGAGCTGCCGGTCGGGTCCTCGGTCGTCGAGGTCGTCTGCATCCACAATGCCGGCGCACGGCCCTTCTGTTTGGAGGAGCGGCTGATCAGCCTTGCGACCGTGCCGGAGGCGGCCGATGCCGATTTCCTGACGGTGGCGCCGGGGCCGTGGCTGCTCAACCAGGTGCCGTGGAGCACCGCCGAACACCGGATCCACGCCGTCTCCGCCAGCGCCGAGGTGGCGGCCGTCCTCGACATCGCCCGCAACACCGCGTGCCTGGTGGTGGAGCGCCGCACCTGGAGCGGCGCCGGCCCGGTGACCCACGTGCGCTTCACCTATCCCGGCGATCGTCACGCGCTGGTGGCGCGATTCACACCGGCGTCGCAATAA
- the hutC gene encoding histidine utilization repressor: MKRSGEMKRDLAGNDSTPLYAGVKQVILDRIHSGEWPPKYRVPSENELVVELGVSKMTANRALRELANEGELVRIQGVGSFVAERKGYSALFEVRNIAEEIAERGHIHEATVVVLARETASPEIADALELAIGAAVFHSLIVHSENGVPVQIEDRFVHPEAAPEYLEQDFTTLTPNAYLTAAAPLSGSEHVVEAAMPQAWECKLLTILKSEPCLTIRRRTWSAKQVVSTARLVYPGYRYRLEARSGKMFED, from the coding sequence ATGAAGCGTTCCGGCGAAATGAAGCGCGACCTGGCGGGAAATGACAGCACGCCGCTCTACGCCGGCGTCAAGCAGGTGATCCTCGACCGCATCCACAGCGGCGAATGGCCGCCGAAATACCGCGTGCCGTCGGAAAACGAACTGGTCGTCGAACTCGGCGTCAGCAAGATGACCGCCAACCGGGCACTGCGCGAGCTTGCCAACGAAGGCGAACTCGTCCGCATCCAGGGCGTCGGCTCCTTCGTGGCCGAGCGCAAAGGTTATTCAGCGCTGTTCGAGGTGCGCAACATCGCCGAGGAGATCGCCGAACGCGGTCATATCCACGAGGCCACTGTCGTCGTTCTGGCCCGGGAAACCGCCTCTCCCGAGATTGCTGACGCCTTGGAACTGGCAATCGGCGCGGCCGTTTTCCACTCGCTGATCGTGCACAGCGAAAACGGCGTTCCCGTGCAGATCGAGGACCGGTTCGTCCATCCGGAGGCCGCTCCCGAATATCTGGAGCAGGACTTCACGACGCTGACGCCGAACGCTTATTTGACGGCCGCCGCCCCGCTCAGCGGCTCCGAGCACGTCGTCGAGGCGGCGATGCCGCAGGCCTGGGAATGCAAGCTCCTGACCATCCTGAAGAGCGAGCCCTGCCTGACGATCCGCCGGCGCACATGGTCGGCCAAACAGGTGGTCTCGACCGCCCGCCTCGTCTATCCCGGCTATCGCTACCGGCTCGAGGCGCGCAGCGGCAAGATGTTCGAAGATTAA